A segment of the Excalfactoria chinensis isolate bCotChi1 chromosome Z, bCotChi1.hap2, whole genome shotgun sequence genome:
CCCCAAATAAAGCTGCCATCCCACCAGGTGCTTTGCAGGAACCCCCCCACCATGGCGAAGGTGCTCACTGCTAgggctcagctccctgctggggaGAGGGGGTGCCAGCAGTGAGGAGGGAAACATGGGGCAGAGCACAGTCCCCTCTTGCCCCAGTGCTGGAAGGTGAGTGAGCTGCAGGTGTCCATTGCTGTTCGGTGGTCAGTGGGGAAAGTGTTTGTCCTAGGGGAGAGGAGGGCAAGAAGAGAGTGAGCGTCTCAGCACCCCCCAACCTGCGGCTGTGGGGCAGTGTCCCCAACCATTTCTGCCACCAGCTTCATCCCCAGGAGCTGGTTGCTAAGAGGGTGGATTTGCAATGTGGGACAGCATCCTTGCCATCCCTCCCCCACCTTGCAATTCCCTCCATCTCCCAGCTGCCGCTCACCTGCCTCTCCAGGCCTGGCTTAGACCTGTTTCCTGTTCTGCCTCTTGGGTTTGCCCTGGGAAGGGTTTCTTCTGCCGTTCTTCAGGTTCTTCAGGTTCTTGATCAGCTTCTGGACAGCGGGGTCAGTAGGAGAGCAGCAGATTTTCACGTTCTTCTTGGTGGTAAACCTGGGAGTATGGGCAGAGGGGTTTGCTGTGGAATCAGAGGGAGCATACAGGGAGGGAGGGCTCAGACCACAACGGAGTACTTACACAACAGCATGCAACACGCATCCCGACTCGGGGCCCTGGATGCTGTAGGACTTCACCAACTTGATGGGGATGGTCTTCTGGCTGGTCTTCAGGCAGCAGTCTGAGGCCGGATTGTTCACTCCTGTGGGACAGGGAGGGCACGTGAGATTTTGGTCCCCCATTGAGCCAAAGCATCTTCCCACCCCAGGGGAGCACAGTGTGAGGGGATTGCTTGGCAGTGCTCCTGGGAGTGATGCTGTGATTGTTTCACATTGATTTTTGATTATTCCTAACAGATCAGACCTGGGAAAATCTAAAGGCAAACTAAAACCACCTTCCTCCCATCCAACCTCTTCTACCTCTTCCCCTGAGCAATGCAGGGGAATGATGCTGGGGCACCAAAATGAGGGTGGGAACTCTGCCCCCCATTACCCTGCTGCAGGGGTATGTGACTCGCATGTCACCCCTGCACTGCTGCTACtggggggaaactgaggcagggatGGGCTCTTTGCAACAGGAcctcattttcctgctttgcCCCCAAGCTTGGAGTGCTGCCACCCCACCCTGACACCCAAACACCCCACCTACACTACACCATCACCCTGTGCTCTCAGGGCCACAGCACTCTGTGCAGAGCCCCAACCCTAATCCTGACTCCTGCCCCACGTTCGCCTGCAGCCCTCACCTTCAGCCTGGTGGAGCAGGAGAGCAACcgccagcaggagcagaggcagcaggacGCGCAGGGCCATGGTGGGTGCTGAGCCTCGCaatgctgagcagcaggacACGCACTGCTGTCCCGAGCCTCAGCTGCTCCAATTTATCTGCAGTTGCTTTGCTTTCGTTTTCAGTCCCCCTGGCAGTCAGCCCACTTGAGGCTGTAtgatggaggagatggagggtGGAAGTTTCCCGTAAGCAG
Coding sequences within it:
- the CCL21 gene encoding C-C motif chemokine 21 yields the protein MALRVLLPLLLLAVALLLHQAEGVNNPASDCCLKTSQKTIPIKLVKSYSIQGPESGCVLHAVVFTTKKNVKICCSPTDPAVQKLIKNLKNLKNGRRNPSQGKPKRQNRKQV